DNA from Stenotrophomonas acidaminiphila:
GGGCACCTTCGTGGTGGCCGTCATCCTTTTCCTGATGCTGCCCGGGCCGGGCACCTTCACCCTGCTCACCGCCACCGCGCGCGGCGGCGTGCGCGCCGGCTACGCGACGCTGGCCGGGTTGATGCTGGGCGACCAGATCCTGATCGCCATCGCCGCCACCGGCGTGGCCGCGCTGCTGAAGGCACATCCGCTGCTGTTCGCCGGGCTGCGCTACGTCGGCGCGGCCTACCTGGTCTGGGTCGGCCTGCAACTGCTGCGCGAACCGGCCGCCGCGGCCGGCGCCACGGCGCAGCAATGGGGCCGGCGCTGGTTCCGGCAGGCGTTGCTGGTGGGCGTGCTCAACCCCAAGGCGATCCTGTTCTACATGGCGTTCTTCCCGCTGTTCATCGACCCGGCCACGCAGCGTGGCGCGTTGACCCTGGGGCTGATGGCCGGGTTGATCGCGGTACTGAGCGTGGGCTGGTGCTCGGTGCTGATCTTCGGCGGCCAGTTCATCGCCCGGCGCCTGGCCGGGTACCCGCGCGTTGGCGTGTGGCTGCGGCGCGCGGTCGGCGTATGCTTGATCGCATTCGGCGTACGGCTCGGGCTGGAAGGCTGAGCCCCGGCGCCGGGAGGTCGGCATGCCCATCCATTGCAAGCGCGCCTACGAACCGGCCACCGCCACCGATGGCCAGCGCTTCCTGGTCGACCGCCTGTGGCCGCGCGGGGTCAGCCGCGCCCGGCTGCAGGCGCAGTGGCTCAAGGACGTGGCGCCCAGCAACGAACTGCGGCTGTGGTTCGACCACCGCGCCGAGCGCTGGGACGCATTCCGCCAGCGCTACTGGCGCGAGCTGGCCGCGCAGCCACGGCTGCTGGCGCCGCTG
Protein-coding regions in this window:
- a CDS encoding leucine efflux protein LeuE, coding for MPWMGINDLGTFVVAVILFLMLPGPGTFTLLTATARGGVRAGYATLAGLMLGDQILIAIAATGVAALLKAHPLLFAGLRYVGAAYLVWVGLQLLREPAAAAGATAQQWGRRWFRQALLVGVLNPKAILFYMAFFPLFIDPATQRGALTLGLMAGLIAVLSVGWCSVLIFGGQFIARRLAGYPRVGVWLRRAVGVCLIAFGVRLGLEG